Proteins encoded in a region of the Clostridium butyricum genome:
- a CDS encoding type III pantothenate kinase, with product MILLVDAGNTNIVLGVHDGNDYIASWRISSEGNKTSDEYGIQVMQLFNLSNIDPENIEGVIVSSVVPNIMHSLENMLRKCFCHEPIIVGPGIKTGINIKYDNPREVGADRIVNAVAAYEMYKRPVIIIDFGTATTYCAVKENGDYLGGCICPGIRISSDALFERAAKLPRVELEVPKNIICKNTVTSMQAGILFGYIGQVEYIVKKMKEEMRKLKTNEEPLVIATGGLANLIAKETDVIDKVDSELTLEGLKILYYKNKE from the coding sequence ATGATCCTACTTGTAGATGCAGGTAATACCAACATTGTTTTGGGTGTACATGATGGAAATGATTATATTGCAAGCTGGCGTATTTCCAGTGAAGGAAATAAGACTTCTGATGAATATGGAATACAGGTTATGCAGCTTTTTAATTTAAGCAATATTGATCCTGAAAATATAGAAGGAGTTATAGTTTCATCAGTTGTACCTAATATAATGCATTCTCTAGAAAATATGCTTAGAAAGTGTTTTTGTCATGAGCCAATAATAGTTGGACCAGGAATAAAAACAGGGATAAATATAAAATATGATAATCCAAGAGAAGTAGGAGCAGATAGGATAGTTAATGCTGTTGCTGCTTATGAAATGTATAAAAGACCGGTTATAATAATAGATTTTGGAACAGCAACTACATACTGTGCAGTTAAAGAAAATGGGGATTATCTTGGAGGTTGCATATGTCCAGGGATAAGAATATCTTCGGATGCTTTATTTGAAAGAGCAGCAAAACTGCCAAGAGTAGAATTAGAAGTACCAAAAAATATAATATGTAAGAATACCGTTACAAGTATGCAAGCTGGTATTTTATTTGGTTATATAGGGCAAGTTGAATATATAGTAAAGAAAATGAAAGAAGAAATGAGAAAACTTAAAACTAATGAGGAACCTTTAGTAATAGCTACTGGTGGTTTAGCTAATCTTATAGCTAAGGAAACGGATGTTATTGATAAAGTTGATTCAGAATTAACATTAGAGGGGTTAAAGATATTATACTATAAGAATAAGGAGTAA
- the dusB gene encoding tRNA dihydrouridine synthase DusB: MNIGDLTFENNVFLAPMAGVTDISFRGLCKEMGCGLVYTEMVSAKALYYGSENTKELLRIAEEEKPVAVQIFGREPEIMAKMVEEHFNHRDDICIIDINMGCPATKIVKNGEGSALMKEPELAYTIVRKIKEVSTKPVTVKFRKGFDEENINAVEFAKGMEQAGADAVAIHGRTRKQMYQGKADWDIIKSVKENVSIPVIGNGDVFSPEDALRMKELTNCDGIMIARGSQGNPWLFRQIKDVLEGKIPQEVTNKERVEMCLRHYELAIKYDGEYKAIREMRKHASWYIKGLPKCTDIRNEINVLDDSSKVIDILKEYKEHL, from the coding sequence ATGAACATAGGAGATTTAACCTTTGAAAATAATGTATTTCTAGCACCTATGGCAGGTGTAACAGATATATCATTTAGAGGATTATGCAAAGAAATGGGATGCGGGCTTGTATATACTGAAATGGTTAGTGCAAAAGCATTATACTATGGAAGTGAAAATACTAAAGAGTTATTAAGAATCGCTGAAGAGGAAAAGCCTGTGGCTGTTCAGATATTTGGAAGAGAGCCTGAGATAATGGCTAAAATGGTTGAAGAGCATTTTAATCATCGAGATGATATATGCATTATAGATATAAATATGGGATGTCCAGCAACTAAGATAGTAAAAAATGGAGAGGGTTCAGCACTTATGAAAGAACCTGAACTAGCATATACAATAGTAAGAAAAATAAAAGAAGTTTCAACAAAGCCAGTAACTGTAAAATTTAGAAAGGGCTTTGATGAAGAAAATATAAATGCAGTTGAATTTGCAAAGGGTATGGAACAAGCAGGAGCTGATGCTGTTGCTATTCATGGTAGAACAAGAAAACAAATGTATCAAGGAAAGGCTGACTGGGATATAATAAAGTCAGTAAAAGAAAATGTTTCTATACCTGTTATAGGAAATGGTGATGTATTTTCGCCAGAGGATGCATTGCGAATGAAGGAACTTACTAATTGTGATGGAATTATGATTGCAAGAGGTAGTCAAGGAAATCCGTGGCTTTTTAGACAGATTAAAGATGTACTTGAAGGAAAAATACCACAAGAAGTAACAAATAAAGAACGTGTAGAAATGTGCCTTAGACATTATGAGTTAGCTATAAAATATGATGGTGAATATAAGGCGATAAGGGAAATGAGAAAACATGCTTCTTGGTATATAAAAGGCTTGCCAAAGTGTACTGATATCAGAAATGAAATAAATGTATTAGATGATAGTAGTAAGGTTATTGATATTTTAAAGGAATATAAAGAACATTTATAA
- the greA gene encoding transcription elongation factor GreA, producing the protein MSENKKQYVMTYEGVKKLENELEYLKTVKRKEITEKIKVALGYGDLSENSEYDEAKNDQAFTEGRIVTLENMLKNAVVVDESEIPKDVVSVGSKVKVKDYEFDEEVEYSIVGSAEADPMNFKISNESPVGSALIGKKIGEIVEVQIPDGVNKFEILGISRS; encoded by the coding sequence ATGAGCGAAAATAAAAAACAATATGTAATGACTTACGAAGGTGTTAAAAAGTTAGAAAACGAATTAGAATATTTAAAAACTGTTAAAAGAAAAGAAATAACTGAAAAAATAAAAGTAGCATTAGGATATGGAGATTTAAGTGAAAACTCTGAATATGATGAAGCTAAAAACGATCAGGCATTCACAGAAGGTAGAATTGTTACATTAGAAAATATGTTAAAGAATGCTGTTGTTGTAGATGAATCAGAAATACCAAAAGATGTTGTTTCTGTAGGTTCAAAAGTTAAAGTTAAAGATTATGAATTTGATGAAGAAGTGGAATATTCAATTGTAGGTTCAGCAGAAGCAGATCCTATGAATTTTAAAATATCAAATGAATCACCAGTTGGAAGTGCTTTAATAGGTAAGAAGATAGGCGAGATAGTAGAAGTACAAATTCCAGATGGTGTGAACAAGTTTGAAATATTAGGAATAAGTAGAAGTTAA
- the lysS gene encoding lysine--tRNA ligase: MSTEEMSMQELESQFSEQEGLRREKLAELQKADKDPFDVYKVNRTHTTGEVRDNYEELEGKEVTIAGRIMSKRGQGKVVFSDIHDKDGKMQLFLKIDKVGEENLKEYKTYDIGDWVAATGEVFTTQRGEISINVNSFELTCKSLKPLPEKWHGLKDPDLRYRQRELDIITNSEVKDTFVKRSRIISAMREFLDNRGFLEVETPILSPIAGGAAAKPFVTHHNTLDMDMFLRIAPELYLKRLIVAGFEKVYEIGRNFRNEGMSVRHNPEFTAIELYEAYSDYNDMMEITENMVAYVCEKINGTTKVTYQGTEIDFMPPWRRITMVDAVKEYAGVDFTTINSDEEAQAIAKEKNLEFPKPLNTVTKGEVLNALYEEFGEEKMIQPTFIMDYPVENSPLTKKKRGNAEFTERFEAFVFGRELGNAYSELNDPIVQRERFEQQANARELGDDEAYMLDEQFMSALETGMPPTGGLGIGIDRLIMFLTDSASIRDVILFPTMKPQK, translated from the coding sequence ATGTCAACAGAAGAAATGAGTATGCAGGAGTTAGAGTCTCAATTTAGTGAACAAGAAGGTTTAAGAAGAGAGAAACTAGCAGAGTTACAAAAAGCAGATAAGGATCCTTTTGATGTTTATAAGGTAAATAGAACTCACACAACTGGAGAAGTTAGGGATAATTATGAAGAACTAGAAGGTAAAGAAGTAACAATTGCCGGAAGAATAATGTCTAAAAGAGGTCAAGGAAAGGTTGTATTCTCAGATATCCATGATAAAGATGGTAAGATGCAATTATTCTTAAAGATTGATAAGGTTGGAGAAGAAAATTTAAAAGAATATAAGACTTATGATATTGGAGACTGGGTAGCAGCTACTGGAGAAGTATTTACTACTCAAAGAGGTGAAATATCAATTAATGTTAATTCTTTTGAATTAACATGTAAGTCATTAAAACCATTACCAGAAAAGTGGCATGGGTTAAAAGATCCAGATTTAAGATATAGACAAAGAGAATTAGATATAATAACTAACTCAGAAGTTAAAGATACTTTTGTTAAGAGAAGTAGAATTATATCAGCTATGAGAGAATTTTTAGATAATAGAGGATTCTTAGAAGTTGAAACTCCAATTCTTTCTCCAATTGCAGGTGGAGCTGCTGCAAAACCATTCGTAACACATCATAATACTTTAGATATGGATATGTTCTTAAGAATAGCGCCAGAATTATATCTTAAGAGATTAATAGTTGCTGGATTTGAAAAAGTTTATGAAATTGGAAGAAATTTCAGAAATGAAGGTATGTCTGTTAGACATAATCCAGAATTTACTGCAATAGAATTATATGAAGCATACTCAGATTATAATGACATGATGGAAATTACAGAAAACATGGTTGCTTATGTTTGTGAAAAGATAAATGGAACTACTAAAGTTACATATCAAGGAACAGAAATAGACTTTATGCCACCATGGAGAAGAATAACTATGGTTGATGCTGTTAAAGAATATGCAGGTGTGGATTTTACTACAATTAATTCTGATGAAGAAGCTCAAGCTATAGCTAAAGAGAAGAACTTAGAATTCCCTAAGCCATTAAATACAGTAACTAAAGGTGAAGTGTTAAATGCTCTATATGAAGAGTTTGGTGAAGAAAAAATGATTCAACCAACATTCATAATGGATTATCCAGTAGAAAATTCACCTCTTACTAAGAAGAAGAGAGGTAATGCTGAATTTACTGAAAGATTTGAAGCATTTGTATTTGGTAGAGAGTTAGGAAATGCATATTCTGAATTAAATGATCCTATAGTTCAAAGAGAAAGATTTGAACAACAAGCTAATGCAAGAGAATTAGGTGATGATGAAGCATACATGTTAGATGAACAATTCATGAGTGCTTTAGAAACAGGTATGCCACCTACAGGTGGGTTAGGTATAGGGATAGATAGACTTATAATGTTCTTAACTGATTCAGCATCAATAAGAGACGTTATATTATTCCCAACAATGAAGCCACAAAAATAG
- a CDS encoding single-stranded DNA-binding protein → MNKVYLIGRIAHDFELKFFDNGKRCYIQFPLAINNYNKFTGEKVTDFIDIVAFDKKAEIINEYLSKGSQISIEGHIQIGSYMDKQQQKRYSTKIILESFQFMDKKNTV, encoded by the coding sequence ATGAATAAAGTATATCTAATTGGTAGGATTGCTCATGATTTTGAGTTGAAATTCTTTGATAACGGTAAAAGATGTTACATACAATTCCCCTTAGCTATTAATAACTACAATAAATTTACAGGAGAGAAAGTTACAGATTTCATTGATATTGTGGCTTTTGATAAAAAAGCTGAAATAATTAATGAATATCTTTCTAAAGGAAGTCAAATTTCTATTGAAGGTCATATTCAAATCGGAAGTTATATGGATAAACAACAACAAAAAAGATATTCAACAAAAATAATTTTAGAATCCTTTCAATTTATGGATAAAAAGAATACTGTATAA
- a CDS encoding glycine--tRNA ligase: protein MAVEKTMDKIVALCKNRGFVFPGSDIYGGLANSWDYGPLGVEFKNNVKKAWWKKFVQESPYNVGLDSAILMNPEVWVASGHVGGFSDPLMDCKECKARFRADKIVEDHMTANGAEVASADGWTNEQLKEYIESNNIVCPKCGKMNYTDIRKFNLMFKTFQGVTEDAKSEMYLRPETAQGIFVNFKAVQRTSRKKVPFGIAQIGKSFRNEITPGNFTFRTREFEQMELEFFCKPGTDLEWHKYWKDYCWNFLLNLNVKPENLRMRDHGEEELSFYSNATSDIEYLFPFGWGELWGIADRTDYDLNKHQEHSGQDLSYLDQTTNEKYIPYVIEPSLGADRVALAFLIEAYDEEELEGGDSRTVMHLHPALAPFKAAILPLSKKLSERALEVYADLSKKFNLDFDETGSIGKRYRRQDEIGTPYCITIDFETLEDEAVTIRNRDTMEQERIKISELESYIQKSLEF from the coding sequence ATGGCAGTAGAAAAAACAATGGATAAGATTGTAGCTCTTTGTAAGAATAGAGGATTTGTATTCCCTGGCTCAGATATATATGGTGGCCTTGCGAATTCATGGGATTACGGCCCTTTAGGAGTAGAATTTAAAAATAATGTTAAAAAAGCATGGTGGAAAAAGTTTGTTCAAGAAAGCCCTTACAATGTAGGATTGGATTCAGCAATATTAATGAACCCAGAAGTTTGGGTTGCATCAGGACACGTTGGTGGATTCTCAGATCCATTGATGGATTGTAAAGAATGTAAAGCTAGATTTAGAGCTGATAAGATTGTTGAAGATCATATGACAGCTAATGGTGCAGAAGTAGCAAGTGCTGATGGATGGACTAATGAACAATTAAAAGAATACATTGAAAGTAACAACATAGTATGTCCTAAGTGTGGTAAGATGAACTACACAGATATAAGAAAGTTTAATCTTATGTTTAAGACATTCCAAGGAGTTACTGAAGATGCTAAGTCAGAAATGTACTTAAGACCTGAAACAGCTCAAGGTATATTTGTAAACTTTAAAGCAGTTCAAAGAACTTCAAGAAAGAAAGTACCTTTTGGTATAGCTCAAATAGGTAAGTCTTTCAGAAATGAAATTACTCCAGGTAACTTCACGTTCAGAACAAGAGAATTTGAACAAATGGAATTAGAATTCTTCTGTAAGCCAGGAACAGATTTAGAATGGCATAAGTACTGGAAAGATTACTGCTGGAATTTCTTACTTAACTTAAATGTAAAACCAGAAAACTTAAGAATGAGAGATCATGGAGAAGAAGAATTATCATTCTACTCAAATGCAACATCTGATATAGAATACTTATTCCCATTTGGATGGGGTGAATTATGGGGAATAGCAGATAGAACTGATTATGACTTAAATAAACACCAAGAGCATTCAGGACAGGATTTAAGCTATCTAGATCAAACAACTAATGAAAAATACATACCATATGTAATTGAACCATCATTAGGTGCTGATAGAGTTGCGTTAGCATTCTTAATAGAAGCTTATGATGAAGAGGAATTAGAAGGTGGAGATTCTAGAACAGTAATGCACTTACATCCTGCTTTAGCTCCATTTAAAGCTGCTATATTACCACTTTCGAAGAAACTTTCAGAAAGAGCATTAGAAGTTTATGCTGACTTAAGCAAGAAATTCAACTTAGACTTTGATGAAACAGGAAGTATCGGAAAGAGATACAGAAGACAAGATGAAATAGGAACTCCATACTGTATAACAATTGACTTCGAAACATTAGAAGATGAAGCGGTTACTATCAGAAATAGAGATACTATGGAACAAGAAAGAATTAAGATAAGTGAACTTGAATCATATATTCAAAAAAGTTTAGAATTTTAA
- the murD gene encoding UDP-N-acetylmuramoyl-L-alanine--D-glutamate ligase — protein sequence MKKDFKEFKNYISNKKVAVVGIGVSNIPLINFLLQLGAHVTGFDRKTKEDLGEVAIDFEAKGVKLELGEGYLDNLIGYEVVFKSPSMRIDSEALVRAKSEGAYITSEMEEFVRYTKGKIYAVTGSDGKTTTTTIISKLLKEQGYNTWVGGNIGTPLFSEIENIKDEDKVVLELSSFQLMTMSEEIDIAICTNLAPNHLDMHKDMKEYVDSKKNIFLYQSANDVLVVNRENEITYEFEKEAKGIVREFSSKRKIENGAYYEDGILYLEGKEVCRKEDIVIKGMHNVENYLAAFIATKDEVSIEVMKKVAETFAGVEHRCEFIRELDGVKYYNDSIASSPTRTLAGLKAFDKKVILIAGGYDKHIPFEPLAYEGYPYIKELILVGATSDKIQAVFKALENEKGIKTNIKRANTLEEAVSICKSIAEVGDVVTLSPACAAFDMFANFMVRGNTFKKIVNAL from the coding sequence ATGAAAAAGGATTTTAAAGAGTTTAAAAATTATATATCAAATAAAAAGGTTGCTGTAGTTGGTATCGGTGTTAGTAATATTCCATTGATAAATTTTCTTTTACAGCTTGGAGCTCATGTGACTGGTTTTGACAGAAAGACAAAAGAAGATCTTGGAGAGGTTGCAATAGATTTTGAAGCAAAAGGTGTAAAACTTGAACTCGGAGAAGGGTATTTAGATAATTTGATTGGATATGAAGTTGTATTTAAGAGTCCATCAATGAGGATTGATAGTGAAGCGTTAGTTAGGGCTAAAAGTGAAGGAGCATATATTACTTCTGAAATGGAAGAGTTCGTAAGATATACCAAAGGGAAGATTTATGCAGTTACAGGCAGTGATGGTAAAACAACAACGACAACTATAATTTCTAAATTATTAAAAGAACAAGGATATAATACTTGGGTTGGTGGAAACATAGGTACGCCTTTATTTTCTGAAATAGAAAATATAAAAGATGAAGATAAAGTTGTTTTAGAGTTATCAAGTTTTCAATTGATGACTATGAGTGAAGAAATAGATATTGCTATATGCACTAATTTAGCACCTAATCATTTAGATATGCATAAGGATATGAAGGAATATGTAGATTCTAAGAAAAACATATTTTTATATCAGTCTGCAAATGATGTGTTGGTTGTTAACAGAGAAAATGAAATAACATATGAATTTGAAAAAGAAGCAAAGGGTATTGTACGAGAATTTAGTTCTAAAAGAAAAATAGAAAATGGAGCTTATTATGAAGACGGTATTCTTTACCTAGAAGGAAAAGAAGTTTGTAGAAAAGAAGATATAGTTATAAAAGGTATGCATAATGTAGAAAATTATCTTGCTGCTTTTATTGCAACAAAGGATGAAGTATCTATAGAGGTAATGAAAAAAGTTGCTGAAACTTTTGCTGGCGTTGAACATAGATGCGAGTTTATAAGAGAACTTGATGGGGTTAAATATTATAATGATTCAATTGCATCTAGTCCCACAAGAACATTAGCTGGTTTAAAAGCTTTTGATAAAAAGGTTATTTTAATTGCTGGTGGTTATGATAAACATATACCTTTTGAACCACTTGCTTATGAAGGGTATCCATATATAAAAGAATTAATTCTTGTTGGAGCTACTAGTGATAAAATTCAAGCTGTGTTTAAAGCTCTTGAAAATGAAAAAGGCATTAAAACTAATATAAAAAGAGCTAATACTTTAGAAGAGGCTGTATCTATATGTAAATCAATCGCTGAAGTCGGAGATGTTGTAACATTATCACCTGCTTGTGCGGCATTTGATATGTTTGCTAATTTTATGGTTAGAGGTAATACATTTAAAAAGATTGTGAATGCGTTATAA
- a CDS encoding DUF5050 domain-containing protein: protein MKKKIICIILSITLLNIVGCGKTDTEATNSKPNTPASTSPITATSTTYNADNSNDFKINGESYYFCPFIFNGTDLIFTNPDENNRISIIPDPLPENILESQSVKDFIDYSSNNIGIIGEYLYFANSSDNNSLYSCKLTNKETVKLNNHSVDQMIIVKNLIYYKNKADKNKLYIYDTETSKASLVTSDSVGQYIVNGDYIIYQNLNDNSKLYSIKSDYSDKHKLTDYTANSFITYKDEILFFNSSDNNNLYALKPTNLETRRLKIMNGFQLQTINDTIYFINGDDINNLYSLSIDASTSEITLKPEVSFGINSYHLTPSGIFYSPSLNVNNIYYKTFSNK from the coding sequence ATGAAGAAAAAAATAATTTGTATAATTTTATCTATAACCTTACTTAATATAGTTGGATGTGGAAAAACTGATACAGAAGCAACTAACTCAAAACCAAACACACCTGCTAGTACATCACCAATAACAGCTACTAGTACTACATATAATGCTGATAACTCTAATGATTTTAAAATTAATGGAGAATCATATTATTTTTGTCCTTTTATATTTAATGGCACAGATTTAATTTTCACAAATCCTGATGAAAACAATAGAATTTCAATAATTCCAGATCCACTTCCAGAGAATATATTAGAAAGTCAATCAGTAAAAGATTTTATTGATTATTCATCTAATAACATAGGGATAATTGGAGAATACCTTTATTTCGCAAATAGTTCTGATAACAATAGTTTGTATTCATGTAAGCTCACCAACAAAGAAACTGTTAAATTAAATAACCACTCAGTAGATCAAATGATTATAGTAAAAAATCTAATTTATTATAAAAATAAAGCCGACAAGAACAAATTATACATATATGATACCGAGACATCAAAAGCTTCACTCGTAACTTCTGATTCAGTTGGACAATACATAGTTAATGGTGATTATATTATTTATCAAAACTTAAACGATAATTCTAAATTATATTCTATAAAATCAGATTATAGTGACAAACATAAATTGACCGATTATACCGCTAACAGTTTTATAACATATAAAGATGAAATATTATTTTTTAACTCTTCAGATAACAACAACCTTTATGCTTTAAAGCCAACAAATCTAGAAACTAGAAGATTAAAAATTATGAATGGATTTCAACTTCAAACTATTAATGACACTATATACTTTATAAATGGTGATGATATTAATAACCTTTACTCACTATCTATTGATGCTTCAACTTCAGAGATTACATTAAAACCAGAAGTATCTTTCGGAATTAATTCTTATCATTTAACTCCATCAGGTATATTTTATAGTCCCAGCCTAAATGTAAATAATATTTACTATAAAACATTCTCAAATAAATAA